From the genome of Kaistella daneshvariae, one region includes:
- a CDS encoding acyl-CoA thioesterase, with protein MNTKTVFQFISEPSDVNYGGNVHGGSVMKWIDQAGYACASSWSSSYCVTVYVGGIRFYSPIKIGHIVKVEAEVIYTGRTSMHIAINVFSRNIKRKEFEKKTHCIIVFVAVDDEGSSVEVAKFTPQTEQEKQMEKYAVKLMDLRKNIEEEMKPFFE; from the coding sequence ATGAATACCAAAACAGTTTTCCAATTTATTTCAGAGCCCAGCGATGTTAATTACGGTGGAAATGTTCACGGCGGCAGCGTGATGAAATGGATTGACCAAGCGGGTTACGCATGCGCAAGTTCCTGGAGTTCCAGCTATTGTGTTACGGTTTACGTGGGCGGAATTCGGTTTTATTCGCCGATAAAGATCGGGCATATTGTGAAAGTGGAAGCCGAAGTCATCTACACGGGGAGAACCAGCATGCACATTGCAATCAATGTTTTTTCGCGGAATATCAAGCGGAAGGAATTCGAAAAGAAAACGCATTGCATTATCGTTTTTGTCGCGGTGGATGATGAAGGGAGTTCGGTGGAAGTTGCGAAGTTTACACCACAAACCGAGCAGGAAAAGCAGATGGAAAAATATGCGGTAAAATTGATGGATCTTCGGAAAAACATCGAGGAAGAAATGAAACCTTTTTTTGAATAA
- the rny gene encoding ribonuclease Y — protein sequence MTTTIAIIIGIVCLAIGALLGYSFSKSSLNSKAKFIIDDAKKNADNLLEKATVQAESIKKEKHLQAKEKFMELKSQHDADIQAREKKMQDAEKRVKDKEQKLNDELSKTGKLEKDLDRQIADYSKKNEIIDRKQQELDAVTAQKVEILERISGYSAEDAKNELVEALKAEAKTKAQAHVQNIMAEAQLNAKQEAKKIVIQTIQRIGTEQAIENSVSVFNIESDEVKGRIIGREGRNIRALEAATGVEIIVDDTPEAILLSCFDPVRREIARLSLHRLVTDGRIHPARIEEVVDKTKRQIEEEIIEVGKRTVIDLGVHGLHPELVKIVGRMKYRSSYGQNLLQHSREVANIAATMAAELGLNVKLAKRAGLLHDIGKVPEQESELPHALLGMQWAEKFGENPEVINAIGAHHDEVEMTSLLSPIIQVADAISGARPGARRQVLESYIQRLKDLEAAALSFDGVSSAYAIQAGRELRVMVESGKVNDDQSAQLSYDISEKIQNELTYPGQVRVTVIRETRAVNIAR from the coding sequence ATGACAACAACAATCGCTATTATTATAGGCATTGTTTGTCTGGCAATAGGAGCGCTTTTGGGATATTCATTCTCTAAAAGCTCGCTAAATTCCAAGGCAAAATTCATCATCGACGATGCTAAAAAAAATGCAGACAACCTTTTGGAAAAAGCTACCGTGCAGGCAGAATCCATTAAAAAAGAAAAACATCTGCAGGCAAAAGAAAAATTCATGGAGCTGAAGTCTCAGCACGATGCTGATATCCAGGCACGCGAAAAGAAAATGCAGGACGCGGAAAAAAGAGTGAAAGACAAGGAGCAGAAGCTGAATGATGAACTGAGCAAAACCGGAAAACTGGAAAAAGATCTGGATCGCCAAATCGCCGATTACAGCAAAAAGAACGAAATTATCGACAGAAAACAGCAGGAATTAGATGCTGTAACTGCTCAAAAAGTAGAGATTTTAGAAAGAATTTCTGGCTATTCTGCCGAAGATGCGAAGAACGAATTGGTGGAAGCTTTAAAAGCCGAAGCCAAAACAAAAGCACAGGCACACGTACAGAATATCATGGCAGAAGCACAGCTTAACGCGAAGCAGGAAGCCAAAAAAATCGTAATCCAAACCATTCAGAGAATTGGTACAGAACAGGCGATCGAAAATTCGGTTTCAGTATTCAACATCGAATCTGATGAGGTTAAAGGTAGAATTATCGGTCGCGAAGGTCGAAATATCCGCGCTTTAGAAGCTGCCACTGGTGTTGAAATTATCGTTGATGACACGCCGGAAGCCATTTTGCTTTCATGTTTTGATCCTGTTCGCCGTGAAATCGCGCGACTTTCTTTGCATAGATTGGTGACTGATGGCCGTATTCACCCGGCGAGAATTGAGGAAGTGGTGGACAAAACCAAAAGACAAATCGAAGAAGAAATCATCGAAGTCGGTAAAAGAACCGTTATCGATTTAGGCGTGCACGGTCTTCACCCGGAATTGGTGAAAATTGTCGGAAGAATGAAATACCGTTCGTCTTACGGACAAAATTTATTGCAACACTCGCGCGAGGTGGCCAACATCGCCGCGACCATGGCGGCAGAACTTGGGTTAAATGTAAAATTGGCAAAAAGAGCCGGTTTGCTACACGATATCGGGAAAGTTCCGGAGCAGGAATCCGAATTGCCACACGCACTTCTCGGAATGCAGTGGGCAGAGAAATTTGGCGAAAATCCGGAAGTAATCAACGCGATTGGTGCGCACCACGACGAGGTTGAGATGACCTCTTTACTTTCACCGATCATTCAGGTTGCAGATGCCATTTCCGGAGCAAGACCAGGCGCCAGACGTCAGGTTTTGGAATCTTACATCCAAAGATTGAAAGATTTGGAAGCTGCAGCATTAAGCTTTGATGGCGTTTCCAGCGCGTACGCCATTCAGGCGGGACGTGAACTTCGCGTGATGGTAGAAAGCGGAAAAGTGAACGACGATCAGTCCGCGCAGCTTTCTTATGACATTTCCGAAAAAATTCAAAATGAACTGACCTATCCAGGACAGGTTCGTGTAACCGTAATTCGCGAGACGCGTGCGGTAAATATCGCGAGATAG
- a CDS encoding cell division protein ZapA — MDVRRITITIAGRSYPLNVPSSEEEILRKVGKQIDGMIKDFEKNFDVRDKQDALAMCALRLGTNAQVAELNNDKNINASVERLKNINQILEELEK; from the coding sequence ATGGATGTACGAAGAATTACAATAACAATTGCCGGCCGAAGTTATCCGCTTAATGTGCCTTCTTCCGAGGAAGAAATCCTGCGAAAAGTAGGAAAGCAAATCGACGGAATGATTAAAGATTTTGAAAAGAATTTTGACGTTAGAGATAAACAGGATGCCCTGGCAATGTGTGCCCTACGTTTGGGAACCAACGCCCAGGTCGCCGAACTCAATAACGATAAAAATATAAATGCTTCCGTGGAGCGGTTGAAAAACATTAACCAAATCCTGGAAGAGCTGGAAAAGTAG
- the porT gene encoding type IX secretion/gliding motility protein PorT/SprT: MWNKLFKINIIAALLLGTLYDAQMFRNKNRMDHLEGFDEQKFSYGFFLAGNNFDYKLILDGSAFKNDPAFGMDGNKSLVQSKATYSFGAGLIGKFRISDDFDLRVEPGLQFVERELYFDTQSNDQYAGGTAANPPFTPRTLTEADKVRRVKSTYVDVPILLEVHGERFYNSRPYAAAGVNYLLNLQSNTNSQDDNLQGIFRSTSSNFAWSAELGIQFYFSRFKLTPGFRGTFMVNNELVRDNAETPPYWADALSGLKTRALMFVLKFE, translated from the coding sequence ATGTGGAACAAACTCTTTAAAATCAATATCATCGCGGCGCTGCTGCTGGGCACGCTGTACGATGCGCAGATGTTCCGCAACAAAAACCGCATGGACCATCTCGAAGGTTTTGATGAACAAAAGTTCAGCTACGGATTTTTCCTGGCGGGAAATAATTTTGACTACAAACTGATTTTAGATGGCAGCGCTTTTAAAAATGATCCGGCATTTGGCATGGATGGTAATAAAAGTTTAGTACAATCAAAAGCTACTTACAGTTTCGGTGCGGGCTTAATCGGCAAATTCCGGATAAGCGATGATTTCGATTTGCGTGTTGAACCGGGTTTACAGTTTGTGGAACGAGAACTTTATTTCGACACTCAATCCAATGACCAATATGCTGGCGGCACCGCGGCCAATCCGCCTTTTACACCGAGAACCCTGACAGAAGCAGATAAAGTTCGCAGAGTAAAATCAACTTATGTTGATGTTCCCATTTTGCTGGAAGTTCATGGTGAGCGATTTTACAATTCGCGTCCGTACGCTGCGGCGGGTGTAAATTACCTGCTGAATCTACAGTCGAACACCAACAGCCAGGACGATAATCTACAGGGGATTTTTCGCTCTACAAGCAGTAATTTTGCCTGGTCAGCAGAGCTTGGAATACAGTTCTACTTCAGCAGATTTAAATTGACGCCGGGCTTCCGCGGAACTTTTATGGTGAATAACGAGTTGGTTCGCGATAATGCCGAAACGCCGCCGTACTGGGCTGATGCTTTGTCAGGTCTAAAAACACGCGCGCTGATGTTTGTTTTAAAATTTGAATAA
- the ubiE gene encoding bifunctional demethylmenaquinone methyltransferase/2-methoxy-6-polyprenyl-1,4-benzoquinol methylase UbiE, whose product MKQVTPYNTEAGKKKEVEDMFDNIAPKYDLLNHVLSMKIDVLWRNTLVKWMNKDQPKFVLDVATGTGDLAIAVQKGTGAKVTGLDLSQQMLNVGIEKIRKINLDNQIDMMKGDAENLPFEDNKFDAVSVAFGVRNFENLEVGLAELRRVVKEQKSVYILEFSKVEGFLGPFYMFYFKNILPQIGKLVSKDNRAYTYLPDSVNAFPFGEKMKNILLKVGFQKVEYKKLSLGIATIYKATK is encoded by the coding sequence TTGAAACAAGTTACGCCTTACAATACAGAAGCCGGCAAAAAGAAAGAAGTCGAAGATATGTTCGACAATATTGCGCCAAAATATGATTTGCTGAATCATGTTCTCTCGATGAAAATTGATGTTTTGTGGCGTAATACTTTGGTGAAATGGATGAATAAAGACCAGCCAAAATTTGTTTTGGATGTTGCCACCGGCACAGGCGATCTTGCTATTGCGGTGCAGAAAGGTACCGGCGCAAAAGTTACCGGCCTTGATCTATCCCAGCAAATGCTGAACGTTGGAATTGAAAAAATCAGGAAAATCAATCTGGATAACCAAATTGATATGATGAAAGGCGATGCCGAAAATCTGCCTTTTGAAGATAATAAATTTGATGCGGTTTCCGTTGCTTTTGGAGTCCGGAATTTTGAAAACCTTGAAGTTGGTCTTGCCGAACTGAGAAGAGTGGTGAAGGAGCAAAAAAGCGTTTACATACTGGAGTTTTCCAAAGTTGAAGGTTTTTTAGGCCCCTTTTACATGTTTTATTTCAAAAATATTTTACCGCAAATTGGCAAGCTGGTTTCTAAAGACAACCGCGCTTATACCTATTTACCCGATTCGGTAAATGCTTTCCCCTTTGGTGAAAAAATGAAAAATATCTTGCTTAAAGTCGGCTTCCAGAAAGTGGAATACAAGAAATTAAGCCTGGGTATTGCAACAATTTATAAAGCAACCAAATAG
- a CDS encoding 3-oxoacyl-ACP synthase III family protein, translating to MPNTIIIGSGSYIPTKIIGKDFFMDSVFYTDEGEKIEKPNEEIIQKFIEITEIENRRYLEDDEFNSDLGYRAAVEAIEDAKIDKEEIDYIIYASNFGEVNTDGMTNFLPSMSSRLKNKLGIKNRKTINYDMIFGCPGWVEALIMADTLIKAEKAKLILVVGSETLSRVTDAFDRNKMIFADGAGAVVVKATDQENVGVIADSTICDNHEELLYLVNAPSLKTDEDRKKLYIRMNGRKIYEYALKYVPVAIKDTIDKANLDITDIDKILIHQANAKMDYAMISRLFKLYKISDYDHDIAPMTIQQFGNSSVATIPTMFDLIAKGKMQPHNFKSKDNVVFASVGAGMNINALVYRFP from the coding sequence ATGCCCAACACCATTATTATAGGCTCCGGAAGTTATATTCCTACAAAGATCATTGGTAAAGACTTTTTCATGGATTCCGTCTTCTATACGGACGAAGGAGAAAAAATTGAGAAGCCTAACGAAGAAATTATTCAGAAATTTATCGAAATTACGGAGATAGAAAACCGCCGGTATTTGGAAGATGATGAATTTAATTCGGATTTGGGATATCGCGCGGCAGTCGAAGCCATTGAAGACGCTAAGATCGATAAAGAAGAAATTGATTACATCATTTACGCGAGCAACTTTGGTGAAGTGAATACAGATGGGATGACGAATTTCCTGCCGTCGATGTCGTCCAGACTTAAAAATAAACTCGGCATTAAAAACAGAAAAACCATCAATTACGATATGATTTTTGGCTGTCCGGGCTGGGTGGAAGCGCTGATTATGGCGGATACTTTAATTAAAGCCGAAAAAGCAAAACTGATTTTGGTGGTAGGTTCGGAAACTTTAAGCCGCGTAACCGATGCTTTTGACCGCAATAAAATGATTTTTGCTGATGGCGCCGGCGCTGTGGTGGTAAAAGCTACCGATCAAGAAAACGTAGGTGTTATCGCCGATTCCACCATTTGTGACAATCACGAAGAATTGCTGTATCTGGTAAATGCGCCTTCGCTGAAAACCGACGAGGACCGCAAAAAGCTGTATATCCGCATGAACGGCAGAAAAATTTACGAATATGCGCTGAAATATGTTCCCGTGGCCATAAAAGATACAATCGACAAAGCGAATTTGGATATTACGGACATCGATAAAATTTTGATTCACCAGGCGAACGCAAAAATGGATTATGCGATGATTTCGCGACTTTTTAAACTGTACAAGATCAGCGATTATGATCATGATATCGCGCCAATGACTATTCAGCAGTTCGGAAATTCCTCTGTTGCGACGATACCAACCATGTTTGATTTGATTGCAAAAGGAAAAATGCAGCCTCATAACTTCAAATCGAAAGACAATGTGGTTTTTGCTTCCGTAGGTGCCGGCATGAACATCAACGCGCTGGTGTACAGGTTTCCATAA
- a CDS encoding metallophosphoesterase: protein MQKNILIFTGILFALEFYVYQAFKTLTNNQWLRVGYWVITIAVYLFFIYEVLNFKRTDRDHHRVQLVASVFLMFFLPKLFVVFFLFLEDLARGFFFFAQKFISGDTFLPERRKFISILGLGSAAVLSLLFLDGIIFGKYRHTVRKVKIKIQGLPQSFKGYRIVQISDVHAGSFFHPEKLQHAIDLINEQKADLVLFTGDMVNNYSSEFEPFVPLFSSIQAKDGKFSILGNHDYGDYGDWTSASEKAQNVPKLIALQKQAGFELLRNEHRIIEKNGEKLFILGVENWGEKPFPQYGDLNKASKNIPAEAAKILMSHDPTHFDAVVKNHPSNVQLTLSGHTHGMQFGIDLKNVRWSPVQYRYKKWADLYESNGKFLYVNRGFGVIGYPGRVGIEPEITLIELI from the coding sequence ATGCAGAAAAATATATTGATTTTTACCGGAATTTTATTCGCGCTGGAATTTTACGTTTACCAGGCGTTTAAAACGCTTACCAACAACCAGTGGCTCCGCGTGGGTTATTGGGTGATCACCATAGCTGTTTATCTGTTTTTTATTTATGAGGTGTTAAACTTTAAAAGAACCGACCGCGATCATCATCGTGTACAGTTGGTGGCTTCGGTATTTCTGATGTTTTTCCTGCCGAAATTATTCGTCGTTTTTTTCCTGTTTTTAGAGGATTTAGCGCGCGGCTTCTTTTTCTTTGCCCAAAAATTTATCTCCGGTGACACTTTTCTTCCGGAACGCCGAAAGTTCATCAGCATTCTGGGACTGGGCAGCGCCGCGGTTTTATCATTACTTTTTTTGGATGGAATAATTTTCGGAAAGTACCGCCATACCGTGCGGAAAGTAAAAATTAAAATCCAAGGTTTGCCGCAAAGTTTTAAAGGGTATCGCATTGTGCAGATTTCCGATGTACACGCAGGAAGTTTTTTTCACCCGGAAAAGCTGCAGCACGCCATCGATTTAATTAACGAACAGAAAGCAGATTTGGTACTTTTTACCGGTGATATGGTAAATAATTATTCTTCGGAATTTGAACCTTTTGTGCCGTTATTTTCCAGCATTCAAGCCAAAGACGGGAAATTTTCAATACTCGGTAATCACGATTATGGCGATTATGGTGACTGGACTTCCGCTTCAGAAAAAGCGCAGAACGTTCCGAAATTAATAGCTTTACAAAAACAAGCCGGTTTTGAACTGCTGCGAAACGAGCATCGCATCATCGAGAAGAATGGTGAAAAACTGTTCATTTTAGGGGTAGAAAATTGGGGCGAAAAACCTTTCCCGCAATACGGCGACTTAAATAAAGCTTCGAAAAATATCCCCGCAGAGGCGGCAAAAATTCTAATGAGCCATGACCCGACGCATTTCGACGCCGTCGTGAAAAACCATCCGTCAAACGTTCAACTCACACTTTCCGGTCACACGCACGGCATGCAGTTCGGCATTGATCTGAAAAATGTGCGCTGGTCGCCCGTGCAGTACCGCTACAAAAAATGGGCGGATTTGTATGAAAGCAATGGAAAATTCCTTTACGTAAACCGCGGTTTTGGCGTGATTGGTTATCCGGGCCGCGTGGGCATTGAGCCGGAAATCACGCTGATTGAACTTATTTAA
- a CDS encoding GNAT family N-acetyltransferase → MCTFKKATFEDISLIRDLAKKSWNSAYKNILCKEQISYMLQEMYSEEEISRQLQNPNYVYFLISVDEQNAGFIGFEYAYEKKTTKLHRIYLVEEFKGKGLGKKALQFLKEQVKKNGDARVILNVNKNNPALKVYESQGFKIYTEGVFDIGSGFVMDDYLLEFIID, encoded by the coding sequence ATGTGTACTTTTAAAAAAGCGACTTTCGAAGATATTTCGCTGATCCGCGATTTAGCAAAAAAATCCTGGAATTCCGCCTATAAAAATATCCTGTGCAAAGAGCAAATTTCCTATATGTTGCAGGAAATGTATTCCGAAGAAGAAATTTCGCGCCAGCTTCAAAATCCAAATTACGTGTATTTTCTGATTTCGGTTGACGAACAAAACGCCGGTTTCATTGGTTTTGAATATGCATATGAGAAAAAAACCACTAAACTGCACCGAATTTATTTAGTGGAAGAATTCAAAGGAAAAGGATTGGGAAAAAAAGCGCTTCAATTTTTAAAGGAGCAGGTTAAGAAAAATGGCGATGCCCGTGTAATTTTAAATGTAAACAAAAACAATCCTGCGCTGAAAGTCTATGAATCCCAGGGTTTTAAAATTTATACCGAAGGTGTATTCGACATTGGGAGCGGTTTTGTGATGGATGATTACCTCCTGGAATTTATTATAGATTAA
- the alaS gene encoding alanine--tRNA ligase, producing MTSQEIRQKFLDFFKEKGHLIVPSAPIVLKDDPTLMFSNSGMTQFKDYFLGYKTPKAPRIADTQKCLRVSGKHNDLDDVGRDTYHHTMFEMLGNWSFGDYFKKEAIDFAWELLTEVYKIPKENLYVTIFEGDASENLERDNDAYNFWKAHISEDRIINGNKKDNFWEMGESGPCGPCSEIHVDIRTEDEKTKISGLELVNNDHPQVVEVWNLVFMEFNRKADGSLEKLPARHVDTGMGFERLCMALQSKTSNYDTDVFTPLIRKVEEISGKKYTGILDDEKDIAIRVLVDHIRAVAFAIADGQLPSNGGAGYVIRRILRRAISYSYRFLGIKEPFFYELVAVLRNEMGDFFPELVKQQKLVTEVIKEEETSFLKTIEHGLKRIDLIINETLAKNEKSLPGAAVFELYDTYGFPADLSRIIAEEKQLTVDEKGFDEEMEKQKQRSKKSSAQKIYDWVVLEEKAETFVGYDQTETETYITRYRKVENKDGEFYQFVLSKSPFYPEGGGQVGDKGILIPSYTEGFDISNPSLFDVQDCTEIIEVLETKKENNLIISLIKNLPKDAGAVFYAKVNTSERRNTQANHSVTHLLHEALREVLGTHVEQKGSYVSPEYLRFDFSHFSKISEEDLKTVEEKVNQKIKENIALEEFREIPMTEAIEKGAMALFGEKYGDKVRMIQFGTSKELCGGTHVKSTGEIGHFKIQNESSTAAGIRRIEAISGDKSAEYFSGLENQIKEISALLKSKDLAKSVQKLIEENLALKAEVETFKKEKAKSETANWKNEFEEKDGKKLLVKKVSLDAASVKDIVFQLKKDTSNSIIVIISDADQKPLITVGVSADLESQYHAGNIVKDLAKEIQGGGGGNPGFATAGGKNLAGIENAYQKALQL from the coding sequence ATGACTTCACAAGAAATAAGACAAAAGTTTTTAGATTTTTTTAAAGAAAAAGGCCATCTCATTGTTCCTTCCGCGCCGATCGTGCTGAAAGATGATCCTACTTTAATGTTTTCCAACTCCGGAATGACGCAATTTAAGGACTATTTTTTAGGTTACAAAACGCCGAAAGCGCCTAGAATTGCCGATACGCAAAAATGTCTGCGAGTTTCCGGGAAGCATAATGATTTGGATGATGTGGGCCGCGATACCTATCACCACACCATGTTTGAAATGTTGGGGAACTGGTCTTTCGGCGATTATTTTAAAAAAGAAGCCATCGATTTTGCGTGGGAATTGCTCACCGAAGTGTATAAAATTCCGAAGGAAAATCTTTACGTCACTATTTTTGAAGGTGACGCGTCTGAAAATTTAGAACGCGATAATGATGCTTACAATTTCTGGAAAGCACACATTTCTGAAGATCGAATTATCAACGGTAATAAAAAAGATAATTTTTGGGAAATGGGCGAAAGCGGACCGTGCGGGCCGTGTTCCGAGATTCATGTGGATATCCGAACTGAAGACGAAAAAACAAAAATTTCCGGTTTGGAATTGGTCAATAATGACCATCCGCAAGTAGTGGAAGTGTGGAATTTGGTTTTTATGGAATTCAACCGAAAAGCTGACGGCAGCTTAGAAAAATTACCTGCTCGCCACGTGGACACCGGAATGGGTTTCGAAAGGCTGTGTATGGCTTTGCAAAGCAAAACTTCCAATTATGATACGGATGTTTTCACTCCTTTAATTAGAAAAGTTGAAGAAATTTCCGGTAAAAAATACACCGGAATTCTCGACGACGAAAAAGATATTGCAATCCGCGTTTTGGTGGATCATATTCGTGCTGTTGCTTTTGCCATCGCTGATGGACAGCTGCCTTCGAACGGTGGTGCGGGTTATGTAATCCGCAGAATTTTGCGTCGTGCAATTTCTTATTCGTACCGTTTTTTAGGTATTAAAGAACCGTTTTTTTACGAATTGGTTGCGGTCTTACGTAATGAAATGGGCGACTTTTTCCCGGAGTTGGTGAAACAGCAAAAACTGGTGACAGAGGTGATTAAAGAAGAAGAAACTTCTTTCCTGAAAACCATCGAGCACGGTTTGAAAAGAATTGATTTAATCATCAATGAAACTTTAGCTAAAAACGAAAAAAGCCTGCCTGGAGCAGCTGTTTTTGAATTATACGATACCTACGGTTTTCCCGCGGATTTGTCCCGAATTATTGCGGAAGAAAAGCAGCTGACCGTGGACGAAAAAGGTTTTGATGAGGAAATGGAAAAGCAGAAACAGCGTTCCAAAAAATCATCTGCACAGAAAATTTACGATTGGGTGGTTCTGGAAGAGAAAGCCGAAACCTTCGTTGGTTACGACCAAACCGAAACTGAAACCTACATCACCCGCTACAGGAAAGTTGAAAATAAAGACGGTGAATTTTACCAATTCGTGCTTTCAAAATCGCCTTTTTATCCGGAAGGTGGAGGACAAGTGGGCGATAAAGGAATTTTGATTCCAAGTTACACCGAAGGTTTTGATATTTCAAATCCCAGCCTTTTTGATGTTCAGGACTGCACGGAAATCATCGAAGTTTTAGAAACGAAAAAGGAAAACAACCTCATCATTTCTTTAATTAAAAATTTGCCGAAAGATGCGGGCGCTGTTTTTTATGCGAAAGTTAATACTTCGGAACGACGAAATACGCAAGCAAATCACTCAGTGACACATCTTTTGCACGAGGCGCTGCGTGAAGTTTTGGGAACTCATGTTGAGCAAAAAGGTTCTTATGTAAGTCCGGAATATCTGCGTTTTGATTTCTCGCACTTTTCGAAAATTTCGGAAGAGGATCTGAAAACTGTTGAAGAGAAAGTCAACCAGAAAATCAAGGAAAATATTGCACTTGAGGAATTCCGCGAAATTCCGATGACCGAAGCGATTGAAAAAGGTGCGATGGCACTTTTTGGTGAAAAATACGGCGACAAAGTCCGCATGATTCAGTTCGGAACTTCTAAGGAATTATGTGGTGGGACGCACGTAAAATCTACAGGTGAAATCGGTCATTTTAAAATTCAGAATGAAAGTTCAACTGCTGCAGGAATCCGAAGAATTGAAGCGATTTCCGGTGATAAATCAGCGGAATATTTCAGCGGTCTGGAAAATCAAATTAAAGAAATTTCTGCTTTGTTGAAGTCCAAAGATTTAGCAAAATCAGTACAGAAACTCATTGAGGAAAATTTAGCTTTAAAAGCGGAAGTAGAAACTTTTAAAAAAGAAAAAGCGAAAAGCGAAACCGCGAACTGGAAAAATGAATTTGAAGAAAAAGACGGTAAAAAACTGTTGGTGAAAAAGGTTTCTCTGGACGCAGCAAGTGTGAAAGACATTGTGTTCCAGCTGAAAAAAGATACGTCAAATTCAATTATCGTGATTATTTCAGATGCGGACCAAAAGCCTTTAATCACCGTTGGAGTTTCCGCGGATTTGGAAAGCCAGTACCACGCAGGAAACATTGTAAAAGATTTAGCAAAAGAAATTCAGGGCGGCGGCGGCGGAAATCCCGGATTCGCAACTGCCGGCGGAAAAAATCTTGCGGGAATTGAAAACGCATATCAGAAAGCACTGCAATTATAA
- the msrA gene encoding peptide-methionine (S)-S-oxide reductase MsrA: protein MKKNTESTMKNFLTLIAFIFGVGVFAATNFSCSKAKVQTTDNNKQKETDMEGKNIKEIYFAGGCFWGTEHLFQLIRGVVGTEVGYANGKIENPTYEQVVSHTTGFTEAVRVKYDADEVNLPLLIDVFFKSIDPTTLNRQGNDIGDNYRTGIYTTDGEAEEIVKTEVAKLAKNYDKPVVVETIPLQNFYKAEDYHQDYLVKNPGGYCHIPLSVFEEAKKANPLPVGKS from the coding sequence ATGAAAAAAAACACAGAAAGTACGATGAAAAATTTTTTAACACTGATAGCTTTTATTTTTGGAGTTGGCGTTTTTGCAGCAACCAATTTCTCCTGCTCGAAAGCTAAAGTTCAAACTACAGACAATAACAAACAAAAAGAGACTGATATGGAAGGGAAAAACATTAAAGAAATTTACTTTGCAGGCGGGTGTTTCTGGGGAACAGAACATCTTTTCCAACTTATAAGAGGCGTGGTTGGAACAGAGGTTGGCTACGCGAACGGTAAAATTGAAAATCCAACGTACGAGCAGGTGGTAAGCCACACCACCGGTTTTACGGAAGCTGTTAGAGTAAAATACGATGCTGATGAAGTAAACTTGCCTCTGCTGATTGATGTTTTTTTCAAATCAATTGACCCGACAACGCTTAACAGACAGGGAAATGATATCGGCGATAATTACCGCACTGGAATTTACACAACGGACGGAGAAGCTGAAGAAATTGTAAAAACAGAAGTAGCAAAACTTGCGAAAAATTACGACAAACCGGTAGTTGTGGAAACTATTCCACTACAAAATTTCTATAAAGCTGAAGATTATCACCAGGATTATTTGGTGAAAAACCCAGGTGGATATTGCCACATCCCACTTTCTGTTTTTGAAGAGGCGAAAAAAGCAAATCCGCTGCCTGTAGGAAAATCTTAA
- a CDS encoding YceI family protein, translating to MKLLKLAAFSAFFGALLLTSCTKDKPLTSENTSVSTTTDGTAFAIDTLNSRVEWKGYKILKSDQTSHFGTIKFESGQLTVKDGKLESGSFVVDMNTLTSVDLKDDAENLNKLNGHLKSGDFFETEKFPTASYVITKVTAQNEGDYNTLLDGNLTIKGITKPVAFQANVSVKDDGVTIASEPKDIKREDFGVKFQLPAVNGLIKDEVNLQILIKANQKK from the coding sequence ATGAAACTACTAAAATTAGCCGCATTTTCAGCATTTTTTGGCGCTTTGCTTTTAACCTCGTGCACCAAAGATAAACCGCTGACCAGCGAAAATACCTCAGTAAGCACCACTACCGACGGCACCGCATTCGCTATTGATACTTTAAACAGCCGTGTGGAATGGAAAGGTTACAAGATTTTAAAATCCGACCAGACCAGCCATTTTGGAACCATAAAATTTGAAAGCGGACAGCTGACCGTAAAAGACGGCAAACTGGAAAGCGGAAGTTTTGTGGTGGATATGAATACTTTGACTTCGGTTGATTTGAAAGATGACGCTGAAAATTTAAACAAACTCAACGGCCACCTGAAAAGCGGTGATTTCTTCGAAACTGAAAAATTTCCAACGGCTTCTTACGTGATTACTAAAGTTACCGCGCAAAACGAAGGCGATTACAATACTTTGCTGGACGGGAACCTGACCATTAAAGGAATTACAAAACCTGTTGCATTTCAGGCAAATGTTTCAGTAAAAGACGACGGTGTTACCATCGCCAGCGAACCGAAAGATATTAAAAGAGAAGATTTCGGTGTGAAATTTCAGCTTCCTGCGGTAAATGGACTTATTAAAGATGAGGTAAATCTCCAGATTTTGATTAAGGCGAATCAGAAAAAATAA